One stretch of Eupeodes corollae chromosome 2, idEupCoro1.1, whole genome shotgun sequence DNA includes these proteins:
- the LOC129944535 gene encoding integrin beta-PS, translating into MTRNSRLLEFLALFVFLGSFVIIAESQIAEKYTQNQCVNKRTCHECIQTKSCAWCMMPNFTDKPRCFQPSIPPFDICPEPYTFNPSSERTIILNRSLTKAGSISRGGQMVSGGSYEAGSSYSASGSSYQSSEYGSSARGSSSSSGSFSASSDSIVQLSPQRVNLKLRINEPSRLNFRYSQAQDYPVDLYYLMDLSKSMEDDKKKLSTLGDRLSATMRNITSNFKLGFGSFVDKVLMPYVSTIPSKLAEPCQGCKAPYGYRNHMTLNVDTRKFSEEVHNASVSGNLDAPEGGFDAIMQAIVCRDRIGWRDQARRLLVFSTDAGFHYAGDGKLGGVIEPNDGHCHLDDNGLYTHSTIQDYPSISQINHHVKKNSINVIFAVTSTQINVYKQLSQHIEGSSSAVLSDDSSNVVELVKEEYEKISSSIEMKDNANSYVKIQYYSNCLNENASPIPTYKCDGIKVGNTVNFSAEITVTECPSNPKDWKQQIQIYPVGINETLIVDLEMLCSCPCENPDHASFERNSTKCHNQGDYMCGICECNEFNFGRTCECSNSNIQADTDPFICKADNVTDVECSGRGNCVCGICECDKRPNPEEVYSGKYCECDNFSCDRHNQLLCSGPDQGTCNCGVCDCKPGWTGSACDCLASNDTCKVNGEGEICSGHGECECGVCKCIVSEEGRYSGTYCENCPTCTKRCLDLKDCVQCQMWKTGPLKDEAACAANCTLFVPITEEKNVNDEDANRVPCSYYDEDDCRFKFKYTEIDGKITVYAQEERECPPKVFMLGIVLGVIAAIVLVGLAILLLWKLLTTIHDRREFARFEKERMAAKWDAGENPIYKQATTTFKNPTYAGK; encoded by the exons ATGACTCGAAACAGTAGACTACTAGAATTTCTAGCACTCTTTGTGTTTCTCGGCTCTTTCGTTATCATCGCCGAATCACAAATTGCCGAAAAATATACCCAAAATCAGTGTGTCAATAAACGTACATGTCATGAATGTATACAGACAAAAAGTTGTGCCTGGTGTATGATGCCAAATTTCACTGACAAACCAAGATGCTTCCAGCCAAGCATCCCACCCTTCGATATCTGTCCAGAACCTTATACATTTAATCCAAGTTCCGAAAGAACTATTATACTTAATCGAAGTTTAACAAAAGCCGGCTCAATAAGCAGAGGCGGACAGATGGTATCAGGAGGAAGCTATGAAGCTGGTTCTTCTTATAGTGCAAGTGGATCAAGTTATCAATCGTCCGAGTATGGATCTTCAGCAAGAGGATCGAGCAGCTCGTCGGGAAGTTTTAGTGCTTCAAGTGATTCTATTGTTCAATTGAGTCCACAAAGAGTCAATCTTAAATTGAGAATAA ATGAACCATCTAGATTAAATTTCCGTTATTCACAAGCTCAAGATTATCCTGTCGATTTGTATTATCTTATGGACTTGTCAAAATCCATGGAAGACGATAAGAAGAAACTCTCAACTCTGGGTGATAGATTATCGGCGACAATGAGAAATATTACATCAAACTTTAAATTGGGCTTCGGATCGTTTGTCGATAAAGTTCTAATGCCATATGTTTCAACTATACCCTCCAA actggCAGAGCCATGCCAAGGTTGTAAAGCTCCCTACGGTTATCGCAACCACATGACTTTGAATGTAGACACAAGGAAATTTTCT GAAGAAGTACATAATGCTTCTGTATCAGGAAACTTGGACGCACCCGAAGGTGGTTTCGATGCAATTATGCAAGCTATTGTTTGTCGCGATCGCATTGGTTGGAGAGATCAAGCTCGTCGTCTTTTGGTCTTCTCCACAGATGCAGGATTCCATTATGCTGGTGATGGCAAA CTCGGTGGAGTTATTGAACCCAACGACGGACATTGTCATTTAGATGACAACGGTCTATATACACACTCGACCATTCAGGATTATCCTAGTATCTCTCAGATTAATCATcatgttaagaaaaattcaataaacgTCATCTTCGCCGTTACTTCAActcaaattaatgtttataaacAATTATCACAACATATTGAAGGATCATCAAGTGCTGTGTTGTCCGATGATTCATCGAATGTGGTCGAATTAGTCAAAGAGGAATATGAA aaaatttcatcTTCAATCGAAATGAAAGACAATGCAAATAGTTATGtgaaaattcaatattattcaaattgttTGAATGAAAATGCTAGTCCAATTCCAACTTACAAGTGTGATGGCATTAAAGTTGGAAATACGGTTAATTTCAGTGCTGAAATCACTGTCACCGAGTGTCCATCAAATCCCAAAGACTGGAAACAACAAATTCAAATCTATCCCGTTGGTATCAATGAAACTCTGATCGTCGACTTGGAAATGCTCTGCAGCTGTCCTTGTGAAAATCCAGACCATGCATCGTTCGAACGGAATTCGACCAAGTGCCATAATCAAGGAGATTACATGTGCGGAATTTGTGAATGCAATGAGTTCAATTTCGGTCGCACTTGTGAATGCTCTAACTCGAATATTCAAGCCGATACAGACCCCTTCATTTGCAAAGCCGACAATGTAACTGATGTCGAATGCAGTGGACGTGGAAACTGTGTGTGCGGTATTTGTGAATGCGATAAGCGACCAAATCCCGAAGAGGTGTATTCTGGAAAATACTGCGAGTGCGATAATTTCTCGTGTGATCGTCATAATCAATTGCTTTGCTCTGGCCCAGATCAGGGTACTTGCAACTGCGGAGTTTGTGATTGTAAGCCCGGTTGGACTGGATCAGCTTGTGATTGTTTAGCCTCGAACGATACCTGTAAGGTGAATGGTGAGGGAGAAATTTGTTCAGGACACGGAGAGTGTGAATGTGGCGTTTGCAA GTGTATAGTATCTGAAGAGGGTCGTTATTCTGGTACCTATTGTGAAAACTGTCCCACCTGTACCAAACGTTGTCTCGACCTTAAGGATTGTGTTCAATGTCAAATGTGGAAAACAGGACCACTGAAAGATGAAGCTGCCTGCGCTGCTAATTGCACACTCTTTGTTCCAATTACCGAAGAGAAGAATGTAAACGACGAAGATGCAAATCGCGTTCCTTGCTCGTACTATGACGAAGATGATTGCCGATTCAAATTCAAGTACACCGAAATTGACGGCAAAATCACAGTCTATGCCCAAGAAGAGCGCGAATGTCCACCCAAAGTGTTTATGTTGGGTATTGTATTGGGAGTGATTGCAGCTATTGTTTTAGTTGGTTTGGCCATTTTGTTGCTGTGGAAATTGCTGACAACAATTCACGATCGACGAGAATTTGCGCGATTCGAAAAGGAGCGCATGGCTGCTAAGTGGGATGCT ggtGAAAATCCAATCTACAAGCAAGCCACAACGACATTTAAGAATCCCACATACGCTGGAAAGTAA